One Heterodontus francisci isolate sHetFra1 chromosome 3, sHetFra1.hap1, whole genome shotgun sequence DNA window includes the following coding sequences:
- the slc35d3 gene encoding solute carrier family 35 member D3 has translation MQCCKGRVLGISVAVAHGVFSGSLNILLKLLISRYNFIFLTLVQCLTSSTAALTLEILRRLGKIDVPPFSLSLAKVFASVTLLSTLQSCLTLWSLRGLSLPMYVVFKRCLPLVTLIIGVFVLKNGIPSIGVSVAVFLTTCGAALAGAGDLSGDPLGYVTGVFAVLVHAAYLVVIQKTGSEHSYGPLTAQYTIALTASPILLLCSFASLDTINIWSYPGWQEAAVGCTFTSCILIGCLMNFTTLHCTYINSAVTTSFVGVVKSIVTITVGMLAFKDVEPTSLFIAGVVVNTVGSLTYCIVKYFETRQQAKYDDLEELTKEDEEEQFESATVTPQMYELQKDPNILKNGSVPTAQGDMHNSPLTENYIGVWRLLRHLRVFRKDPSVQESQ, from the exons atgcagtgctgcaagggTCGTGTGCTTGGCATTTCGGTGGCGGTTGCACACGGGGTGTTCTCCGGATCTCTCAATATTCTACTGAAACTCCTTATTTCTCGCTATAATTTTATCTTTTTAACGCTGGTGCAGTGTCTCACCAGCAGCACCGCCGCCCTGACCCTGGAGATCCTTAGAAGGCTGGGTAAAATAGATGTGCCGCCTTTCAGCCTAAGTTTGGCTAAAGTCTTTGCCAGTGTCACGCTGCTGTCCACTCTCCAGTCCTGTTTGACTCTGTGGTCACTCCGGGGGCTCAGTCTTCCCATGTATGTTGTTTTCAAGCGCTGTCTACCTCTCGTTACTTTAATAATAGGAGTTTTTGTTCTCAAGAATGGCATTCCTTCCATCGGTGTCAGTGTAGCGGTCTTCCTTACTACCTGCGGAGCGGCGCTGGCAG GAGCTGGTGATCTTTCTGGGGATCCACTCGGGTACGTGACGGGGGTATTCGCCGTGCTGGTGCATGCCGCTTATCTGGTGGTGATTCAGAAGACGGGCAGTGAACACTCCTATGGACCCCTGACTGCCCAGTATACCATCGCCCTCACCGCCTCGCCTATCCTACTGCTCTGCAGCTTCGCCAGCCTGGATACCATCAACATCTGGTCCTACCCGGGTTGGCAGGAGGCGGCCGTCGGCTGTACCTTCACCTCCTGCATCCTGATCGGCTGCCTCATGAACTTCACCACCTTACACTGCACTTACATCAACTCAGCGGTCACTACCAGCTTTGTGGGGGTGGTGAAAAGTATCGTCACCATCACGGTGGGCATGCTGGCTTTCAAAGACGTGGAGCCCACCTCCCTGTTCATTGCTGGTGTGGTCGTGAACACGGTGGGCTCGCTCACCTATTGCATCGTCAAATATTTCGAGACAAGGCAACAGGCTAAATACGATGACTTGGAAGAACTGaccaaggaggatgaggaggagcagTTCGAGTCTGCTACTGTGACTCCCCAAATGTATGAACTGCAGAAAGATCCCAATATTCTGAAGAATGGAAGCGTGCCGACAGCACAGGGAGACATGCACAACAGCCCACTGACTGAAAATTATATCGGAGTCTGGAGGTTATTAAGACATTTACGGGTTTTCAGGAAAGATCCTTCAGTTCAGGAATCCCAATAA